One genomic segment of Desulforamulus reducens MI-1 includes these proteins:
- the ybeY gene encoding rRNA maturation RNase YbeY encodes MAVLVNNLQEEISVEENLLKLVESVVKVSLESEGYSPDAEVGLIFVDDNYIRSLNAEYRGIDKATDVLSFALNEGEEMPEEEEAEDLLGDIVISLPTAQRQAAEYGHSFNREVAYLTAHGSLHLLGYDHMTEEDRQVMRQKEEGILERLGINR; translated from the coding sequence ATGGCGGTACTCGTAAATAATTTACAAGAAGAAATATCAGTGGAGGAAAACTTACTTAAACTGGTAGAGTCTGTGGTTAAGGTAAGCCTTGAATCAGAGGGTTATTCCCCCGATGCCGAGGTGGGTCTGATCTTTGTGGATGATAATTACATTCGTAGTCTAAACGCGGAATACCGGGGAATTGACAAAGCCACTGATGTTTTGTCCTTTGCCTTGAATGAAGGAGAAGAAATGCCTGAGGAAGAAGAGGCTGAGGATCTATTGGGGGATATTGTCATATCCCTCCCCACGGCCCAACGTCAGGCTGCTGAATATGGCCATAGTTTTAATCGAGAAGTGGCTTATTTGACGGCCCATGGTTCTCTGCACTTGTTAGGCTATGATCACATGACAGAAGAAGATCGGCAGGTTATGCGGCAGAAGGAAGAGGGGATATTAGAGAGGCTGGGGATTAATAGATAG